The following proteins are co-located in the Haliotis asinina isolate JCU_RB_2024 chromosome 13, JCU_Hal_asi_v2, whole genome shotgun sequence genome:
- the LOC137259394 gene encoding fibroblast growth factor receptor 2-like: protein MFEGSVLLLFESVLLFLCVKGGRDDFPAMAPPILQEDGTLGSHFNPSPYFLYCKASGQPKPSVTALSEGAQIEVKTHSLESSDDDAVRLKFDVGEGVYQCMARNSHGVARSDNITMKHVGVIASYQLLPGGHGVLLCDTDVDIKHLSPTYAWKKGTNRVSVSDKHYIDVNGSLHILNVGSLDVGSYSCTINITEKGHNQTQTKTTIVPWKTPVDQSQSPGIYASSTIATQTPSVYSPGIYTSAIKPTQTPGVHSSVHYTTYSTTQLTQVWTKKGTRLEHTTRTTVEDTTMPETYSFRPSTSSTPTIQPKQNTGPHTIMLTKKRTYTYGDTVTIECLCSELRNSKHPHVSWTVPDFMERQIDVRSDKYQRRLVIRNVTHNASGIYECSCQNSSIKSIEITIQADYMWVTQPTPVVVLTGDTATFRCDARWSDNVLRNQTITWYSNYIRIQNETRPMIEFQNVTRNRDIRNIQCRTESAHRSLYFNSYLQVIERMVLNSDRTNFSIGPETEAITLPVKVMTDPYLRTSTWWEYIPENADFSERLKAKTETFTRYTGGNTTWETLLGIYNFNVENQFERGTISFFVSRKSRESNEGADSGMTYFLGEILGLVTVVTVLLMLCILYKEREWLKKKWRKRKLERSMKFRLELAKYNHASRYVKFPTHSDEFPIDRLHFLDTLGSGNFGKVMKAEALDVSGTGKWDLVAVKMCKDIATDAEKENLYHETVIMRKVPPHINVVTYLSYVASSEPSLLIMEYVPGGNLLQFLRNRRPQRVKDEDEVTGEGSTGEREETGEEKEERKPEGNDDPEQMNILSSRDLSSFALQIAKGMAHIASQNIIHRDLAARNVLLGLGNVCKISDFGLSRDMEGSDEYEVSTMGPLPIRWMPPESLTDRLYTLKSDVWSYGVLLWEIVTLGASPYSGQSARQVMVSVKEGKRLEKPDYCSDHVYKLMTQCWRTHPGDRPTFCKLAETIEQHLEEEAEYVQLSNFDVNIYDVIDMGGMDVMEEKV, encoded by the exons GGTTACGGCATTGAGTGAGGGAGCTCAAATTGAAGTAAAAACGCATAGTCTGGAGAGTTCAGACGATGACGCTGTAAGACTGAAATTCGACGTTGGTGAAGGTGTCTACCAGTGTATGGCCAGGAACAGCCACGGCGTTGCTAGATCTGACAACATCACCATGAAACATGTTG GTGTCATTGCGTCATATCAACTGTTACCTGGTGGCCACGGAGTTCTTCTGTGTGACACGGACGTTGACATCAAACACCTAAGCCCAACGTATGCGTGGAAGAAGGGTACAAATCGAGTATCAGTCAGCGACAAACATTATATTGACGTTAATG GAAGTCTCCATATTTTGAATGTGGGCAGTCTTGATGTTGGAAGTTATTCCTGCACAATCAACATTACAGAGAAGGGACataatcagacacaaacgaaaaCAACAATCGTACCGTGGAAAA CACCCGTCGATCAGAGTCAGAGTCCTGGAATATACGCGTCTTCTACCATCGCTACACAAACACCCAGTGTTTACAGTCCTGGAATATACACGTCTGCTATCAAACCCACACAAACACCCGGTGTTCACAGCTCTGTGCACTATACCACATACTCCACAACCCAACTCACACAAGTCTGGACCAAGAAAGGCACCCGTTTGGAGCACACCACGAGAACAACAGTCGAAGACACTACGATGCCAGAGACATATTCGTTTCGTCCTTCAACATCGTCGACTCCAACAATACAACCGAAACAAAACACAG GTCCCCATACAATAATGCTGACGAAAAAAAGGACATATACTTATGGCGACACTGTCACTATCGAGTGCTTGTGCAGCGAATT GCGAAACAGCAAACACCCACATGTTTCCTGGACAGTTCCTGACTTCATGGAGAGACAAATAGATGTTCGTTCAGATAAATACCAGAGGAGGCTTGTCATTAGAAACGTGACACACAATGCTTCTGGAATCTATGAATGCAGCTGTCAGAACTCGAGCATCAAATCAATAGAAATAACTATCCAGG CTGATTACATGTGGGTGACGCAACCAACGcctgttgttgtgttgacgggaGACACAGCTACCTTCAGATGTGACGCCCGATGGAGTGACAACGTGCTACGCAACCAAACCATCACCTGGTACAGCAACTACATCCGTATACAAAACG AAACCAGACCCATGATCGAATTCCAAAATGTCACGCGGAATCGTGACATTCGCAACATCCAATGTAGAACTGAATCTGCGCATCGGAGTCTATACTTTAACAGCTATTTACAGGTTATAG aacgAATGGTACTCAACTCTGACAGAACAAACTTCTCCATCGGTCCTGAGACTGAAGCCATTACCTTGCCAGTGAAAGTCATGACAGACCCATACTTACGTACATCCACCTGGTGGGAATACATTCCCGAAAACGCTGACTTTTCTGAGAGACTAAAAGCGAAAACTGAAACCTTCACCCGCTACACAGGCGGCAATACTACATGGGAGACATTACTTGGGATATACAACTTCAATGTCGAAAATCAATTTGAACGGGGAACCATAAGTTTTTTTGTTTCACGAAAGTCAAGAG AATCCAATGAAGGGGCTGATTCTGGGATGACGTATTTCCTTGGCGAGATCCTTGGCCTTGTAACAGTTGTGACTGTTCTCCTTATGCTCTGCATCCTGTACAAAGAAAGGGAATGGCTAAAGAAG AAATGGCGGAAGCGGAAGTTGGAACGGTCCATGAAGTTTCGTCTTGAACTAGCAAAGTACAACCAC GCGTCCCGATACGTTAAGTTCCCCACCCACAGTGACGAATTTCCCATTGATCGACTTCACTTCCTGGACACACTTGGCTCAGGGAATTTTGGGAAAGTGATGAAGGCGGAAGCACTCGATGTTTCCGGAACTGGAAAGTGGGACCTGGTCGCCGTGAAGATGTGTAAAG ACATAGCGACTGATGCTGAGAAGGAAAATCTGTATCACGAGACCGTCATTATGAGGAAGGTGCCTCCACATATCAACGTCGTCACCTACCTCAGCTATGTAGCGTCATCCG AGCCCTCTCTACTGATCATGGAATACGTACCTGGAGGAAATCTGTTGCAGTTTCTGAGAAACAGACGTCCCCAAAGAGTGAAGGATGAAGACGAGGTGACGGGTGAAGGAAGCACTGGAGAGAGAGAAGAAACTGGAGAGGAGAAAGAAGAACGGAAGCCTGAAGGAAATGATGATCCGGAACAGATGAATATATTGTCATCACGTGACTTGTCCTCCTTCGCTCTGCAGATAGCAAAGGGAATGGCGCACATTGCCTCTCAAAAT ATAATACACAGAGACCTTGCTGCCAGGAATGTTCTCCTTGGCCTTGGAAATGTCTGCAAGATCTCCGACTTTGGTCTGTCACGTGACATGGAGGGGAGTGACGAATACGAAGTGTCCACAATG GGCCCTCTCCCAATTCGGTGGATGCCCCCCGAATCTTTGACAGACCGGCTGTACACTCTCAAGTCTGACGTGTGGTCCTATGGGGTCCTCCTCTGGGAGATTGTCACCCTCG GGGCCAGTCCTTACTCTGGCCAGTCAGCCAGGCAGGTGATGGTATCGGTCAAAGAAGGGAAGAGGCTGGAAAAGCCAGACTACTGCTCGGACCACGT GTACAAATTGATGACGCAGTGTTGGAGGACTCACCCTGGAGACAGGCCTACCTTCTGCAAACTCGCCGAAACTATAGAACAGCACCTGGAGGAGGAGGCCGAGTATGTACAACTCAGTAACTTTGACGTCAACATTTACGACGTCATCGACATGGGGGGGATGGACGTTATGGAGGAGAAAGTCTAA